TATGGCTTAAAGCGGATTGTAGCAGGGAGCTCGCCGCAGCTTCAGAGACCAGCCAGTGCTGGTCTTCCCAAGGAGCACCTCTGGAAATCTGCTATGTTCCTTGTTCTTCTTCCCTATCTGAAAGTGAAGCTGGAGAAGCTGGCTTCTAGCTTGAGAGAAGAAGACGAATACTCTATTCACCCCCCTTCTTCTCACTGGAAACGATTCTACAGAGCCTTCCTGGCGGCCTACCCGTTTGTTAACATGGCCTGGGAAGGCTGGTTCCTTACACAGCAACTTCGTTACATCTTGGGAAAAGCTGAGCATCACTCTCCCCTGCTGAAACTGGCTGGAGTTCGGCTAGGTCGACTGACAGCTCAGGACATGCAAGCTATAGAACATAGACTGGTTGAAGCCAGTGCATTGCAGGAGCCTGTCAGAAGGTAAGGCCATTTCTAAAACCCTTTTATTAACAAAATTTAAAGTTGTGTATCAGTCATCCGGTTTACCCCAGTTATTTATTAAATCACAGGAGTTATTCCTCACATCCATAAAGCATGGACCACCATCCTGGTGACCTTTCTCATCATAATAGGCACACCTTTGTGCATGCTTGGCATATGTAAGGGCCCCATGGGAGGTATTTGCTTTGTGTACATTATCTTACGCCTCATTACAACCTGAATTAAACACAATGGCTTCATTTAACAGTTGAGGGGACCAACAGCTAGAAGATGGCAGAGCAAAGATTGAAGGCAAAGTGATAAAATTCTAAAGACTTCTTACCAAGGTTACATTACCTTTATGGAGTGCTTGTTCTCCCACAAGTTCAAACATGTATGCATCTCAGTGTCGATAAGTTACTTTTTAAGTAAACTGCTTTTTCTGGATGGATTATCTtccatttaaaaattctcttaaGTTGAATATCTAATGCCTTTCTCAAATCAAAACCTAAGTTTTTGTTGTTAAAAACAGTTTGGGGGTagggggctggaaaaatggcagTGGTTATGTGCATGgcatgtactgctcttccagaggaccagagatcaatccccagaacccatatttggcagttcacaactgcctataacttcagaTCATCTGGCCTAAATGGCACCTGCATACATATGGTGTGTGTACAAACAAGCAGACACaaacataaatcttttaaaaaccagCCCCATACACAGGCTCACAACAGAGCCTCCAGCACATCAAGTGTGGAACTGCACCTATAGAAGTTACTCTGTGGCCAAatacaaataaactttttctcttgctcttctcttcttttccaacAGCGTTGGTGAGAAGATAAAGTCAGCTCTGAAGAAAGCTGTGGGAGGCGTTGCCTTCTCCCTCTCTACTGGCCTTTCTGTGGGTGTATTTTTCCTGCAGTTTCTTGACTGGTGGTATTCTTCTGAGAACCAAGAGACCATCAAATCACTGACTGCCCTGCCCACTCCACCACCTCCTGTACACCTAGACTACAACTCTGATTCTCCCCTCTTACCCAAAATGAAAACAGTGTGCCCCCTCTGTCGTAAAACTCGGGTGAATGATACAGTTCTTGCCACCTCTGGCTATGTATTCTGTTACCGCTGTGTGTTTAATTATGTGAGGAGTCACCAAGCCTGTCCCATTACAGGGTATCCAACAGAAGTCCAGCATCTAATTAAACTCTACTCTCCAGAGAACTGAAAGAGATTAGTGTATTATCTCACAGCTCAAGTTCTACACTGGAATGTCACAAGATAGTTTTAGTATGGCAGACAAGATACCTCCCTGATTCATAACTACATTAACTTTAAGTAGTTATATGGATTTCTTTAAAAGGATATATCCACTTGACTGTAATCTTTTGGTTTGCTCTCTACCAAGCTGCAGGAGAATCAGGATTATAGGTGGTGTGAGGGCCAATGTGGAGGTGGGTTATAAAGGACCACCTCACTTGAGTAAGGTTTTAAGTTGGATGTGGTAGTGTAGTATCAGCACTCTAGAGATCaggattttgagttcaaggccaatatAGAGAGACTGTCAAAAGTACAATGAAAGTCAGAGACTGATTAAGAGGGATAAAATAGCACGGGAAACCTCAGGTTAGACCTTTAAAGCAAGTGGTTTGGAAAACAGGTcttctctttagaaaacatttcTCCACTTTTGAAGTAGAGGCTTTATCTGACATGGAGTTTCTCTTTATAGAAATACTTAGAAACACTTTAGACAAAAGCCCCTTCCATCTATCATGACTTACATCTACCACAGGTTATCAGCATTTGAAGATTTCCTTCATGATCCATACCTGTCTGCCttaggaaagggtttgtttataGGGAGGAGTCTGGAAATTTCGATGTGAATGAAAGCTAGCAAAGGTGAGATGCAGTAAAATACTTATCTAATGTTTACCTGATGCCTACCTAATGAAGATTTAATGAGGAGCAAAAGCTTTCTGCTTGCTCTTATGAGTTTGCTCAATTGGCAGTTTGCTCAGTTGATATGAATCATGCTAGGCATTATGAAAGTTTCTATGAAACATTTAAGTAAATTTTAACAATACATGATTCTGGGAAAGAATTGTTCCATGCTGTCATGATTATGTGGAAACTCAAAAGATTACTTCAAgggtttaaataaatttttattcagaTCACCATTGACTTCTTGAAGTTTTTCTGTATTGATtaaagttttgattttttaaaaaaacaaattcaataaTTAGAACAAAAATCCTGTTCTAACAACACAGATACCGCCTTGTATGAAATAGCATTTGCCAGAAACAAGAGTTTAGTTGCTTGTTTAGGAAGATTTATGACATTGGATGGACAAGATGGTGGAGAAACAGCTTTTGAAAAATCACTTATGCAGGCTGAATGAAAATAATGTGCAAGTGCCCGGTGTAATACGGGGACTCACGCTGGCAACTGAGCGTATTCTCTGGGACCATAGAGATGACACAGCTTTACTAAGTTTTAAAATAGATAATCTATCATGTGGACTTAAAAATATTAACGCTTACATATACCAGAAGAGTATATGATCACTTATAAGCTCTTGTAAAACCTTACCAAAACAAAGGTCTTACCCAAACAAATACCATGGTTAATTAAAAACGCTTTTAGTACAGTAATAATAAGTCAATAAGGAATTAATTCCAATTCAGGGCAGAAATAATGAATCCTCCATGAAGTTTTCAACACTGATTTCTACTTGaacctaagaaagaaaacatgaaagtaTCAGTCattcaaaagataaaaaagaaatagtCTTATACACATTATAAGCCAGGATCCACATAGGTTCAAATAACCCCATGTGGTAAGCAAAATCAGCTCAGAGAGAAGATTAAGGGGTCACACCCTGGTCAGAGCCGGCGCCGAAGCAATGGCAATACCAGGTCAGACTGTACTTCACTCATCATTGCATGGCTCCATTTTACCTCCCCGCACTACCTAAGGATTACCTATATTCATATCAAATTAAATGCAGGATATGCAGGCTTACATACCCCAAAAAGCTATTCTCTTAGACGCTTCAActttgaagtttcttttctttcttttttttttttttttttaaagatttatttttatttatattctggaTATGAGTACTCTCTCTGcctgtacacctgcatgccagaagagggagaccccattatagatggttgtgagccaccatgtggttgctgggaattgaactcaggacctctggaagagcagtcggtgctcttaaccactgagccatctctccagccccaactttgAAGTTTCAATACTTTCCACTATGTGGTAAATAATTGCTATATAGAAATAAacaattagctgggcagtggtggcacacgcctttaatcccagcacttgggaggcagaggcaggtggatttctgagttcgaggccagcctggtctacagagtgagttccaggacagccaggactacacagagaaaccctgtctcaaaaaaaccaaaaaataaaaaaaataaacacttaagtttttagtttgattttggtttttgtggGTAGGGGGTCTTTTGTTTTCACAACACAGAGAAGCAGTTATCACTCAAAGTATTTAGAGCCAagcacagtggtgcacatctttagtctcagcacttgggaagcagaggctgtaagatttctgtgagtttgagttctacatagtaagatccaggacagccctcagagctacatagcaagaccctgtctcaaaacaccaaaaaatttTGTTGCTATTTAAATGAGTCCAAAATCCATTTATTTTGACAAAATCTTAGGGATATCTCTTAAGAGACATATATAACCCAAAAAAGTAGTAGCTGTAGAAAAGATAGAATTCAACTGCCAATGAAGATAAAAAATATAGTCACAATGTCAGGTGTCACTATACCTGACATGCTTGCAGTTCCAGCTACTCCAGAGGGTAAGACTGGAGCCAAGAGTCCTGAGCAACACAGGAAAATGTACAGTGAACAAACAAAGCTATATATCATAATTTTCTACCAGAATCTCCTAATTTCAGTCAAAAACTCTGAGAGGCTAGGGCTTTATACCAATTAATAGCAGAATTAGGAAGAGGACTGTGGTCTGAATGCCAGGTTTCTATTTTTCCACCTCTAACTTCTCAACACCTACCCTTTACTAATAGGAGAAACTACAggcattggagagatggctcagtaagtcagagcactgactactcttgcaGGGGACCAACAGCCGACTTAAAGCTCATCTGTTTCACAACATTGTGATTCAGTGGGACTCCTGCCTCTGGTTTCCCTGGGATCCATCACATATATATGCTGACTCTAAACCTATAAAAATGTGATTCAGCCACTACAGGCATCCACTTTCTCCCCATGAGTCCAGGAAATACTATACAAATTACTTTGCTTGGTATTCAAGGGATTTCCCAGAACGACCACCAACCACCACGACAAAACAACCTCCCAAATAACAAAAAtcaagccaggtgtagtggtaaGTACAACTGTAATCCTACTGCTTTGGGTGGCTGAAGCAGAAAaatcctgagtttgaggcaatCGTGGGCTAGCTATacagatcctgtcttaaaaataaaaaaaatccaaaattacCCATTTACCTCTTAACTAGTTAACATAATCCTAACGAATTTTACAAACCACCTAACCCACACTACTAAAGTTCTCAAATCTATGATTAGCGCTTGTGTTCCCCTGCCCCATAAAAACCCTTCCAGCGCGTAAGCTCTGCCTCTTCAGTTTGTCTCTCCACACTGCTATTTTTTGTTTGAAGGCTAATCTCAATTAATCCCACAGGAAGGCTCTGCCTCCCCCTCTGAATTACGGAGGCAAAGTTTGTAAAACCAATTCCACTTAAAGATTCAGACAGACATAGTAACTGAACCCAAGCTCCTGCCATGCCCAGCAGGTACATTTTCCTAGTCCTCTGCCTCTGTACCCTCCCCATGAAGCTTCTCTCCTCGATTGTCTCAATGGGAGAAAGCCTGGGTATACTTTCGGAGCTACTCAAATGTCACTTTTTCTGTCAATTACCCTGAACTACCTTCGTCTCCGACCTCCACAGCACTCTCTTCCCTCACAGCACTCATCACGTGCCAACTACACACCAGTTCACGAGTTTTCCCCCATCTCTCCCACCAGCCCCATCTCACTGCGCTCGTAAAGAACTGGGGCAAAGTGTTACCAGCCTGGAACATAGGGGTTCAATAAATGATCTCAATAAGCCTAAGCCCCATGGCCTTTGATTAGAAACACATCAGCACAATTTATAACGCCAACTTACCTTCACATGTCACGCGGGTAAGGACCATACCTCAGGCATCTCCAAACACTTATTCCCCCACCTCGGAGTTGGTGGCGCTCTGCACAGATTCCTTTGCAGGGCAGCGAGGGTTTGTTTACACACAGGTTCTCAAAGCAAAAAAAGAGATAAAGTCCAACCCACCAACTTCGGAAGCCTGAAGCCATCCTTGGTAGGGAAAGAGGACTGAGGCCGAAGTCGGGGCTTGAATCGGCTTCCAGCCTGACTCTTCATTCCGCAGTCTTGGACCGGGACAATCCGAGCTGCAGAAGCCGACCCAACTGAGCACTAGGACACTGCGTCCTGTACTTCCCGCGCCCTTTCCCCTCTGCCTCGTCCGGTCTACTTCCCACAGCCCCGCGCGCGCCAGTCAGCCAATCCTCCGGCAGCCAGAGAGTCACGTGGCAACTGCAAGGCGGAGCCGGCATGGAGAATAGCCAATCGGAAGGTGAGATGAAAGCCTAAAGGCGGAGGCTGCTTCTCCGGGGTTTCTAGGTGTCCCGCCGGGTCTGTGCTCTGCGATTTAGGCCTGTGGTTTCTGCTCAGCAAGTGatgctgtttttcttcttcctacaATTCTCTACTCTCGGGACTCTGGGCGACTGTTAGGCATAGTGATTTTACCATTGCTTTGATGGAGAATGGGTAGAGGAGGGAGGCTCCTATCTCGAACAActtaaaaaacagatttttaagaagatttattatacatgtgtgttttgcctgcattcatgTCTGTGCACTATGCCAATGTAGAACCCGCAGAAGCCAGAAacaggtgtcagatctcctggaactgaagttacagatgtttgtgactGCCATGTTGGTGCCAGTAATCAAGACCTGGTGCTGGttattcaaattttttttttgttttgttttgttttgttttgtttttttgtttttcgagacagggtttctctgttagccttggctgtcctgga
The nucleotide sequence above comes from Arvicanthis niloticus isolate mArvNil1 chromosome 6, mArvNil1.pat.X, whole genome shotgun sequence. Encoded proteins:
- the Pex12 gene encoding peroxisome assembly protein 12, which codes for MAEHGAHITTASVADDQPSIFEVVAQDSLMAAVRPALQHVVKVLAESNPAHYGFFWRWFDEIFTLLDFLLQQHYLSRTSASFSEHFYGLKRIVAGSSPQLQRPASAGLPKEHLWKSAMFLVLLPYLKVKLEKLASSLREEDEYSIHPPSSHWKRFYRAFLAAYPFVNMAWEGWFLTQQLRYILGKAEHHSPLLKLAGVRLGRLTAQDMQAIEHRLVEASALQEPVRSVGEKIKSALKKAVGGVAFSLSTGLSVGVFFLQFLDWWYSSENQETIKSLTALPTPPPPVHLDYNSDSPLLPKMKTVCPLCRKTRVNDTVLATSGYVFCYRCVFNYVRSHQACPITGYPTEVQHLIKLYSPEN